In Pseudoalteromonas nigrifaciens, the sequence CCCGTAACACACTAAACTGTTAAAGCTGTATTTTTCGAGCCACTGTTCTGTTTGTCCATCATCTTGATTAAGAACCACAAGTTCAGGCTCAAAGTCTTTAAACAACATTAGCTTAGCATCACCATAACGCGCCATGTCACCATGGTAGTCGAGGTGATCGCGCGATAAATTAGTAAATACCGCCGCTTTAAATTGACACTGTGCAACCCGCTGCTGTACTAATCCGTGGGATGACACTTCCATCGCCACCAGCTTGGTATTTTGCTGCTTTAAATCATTTAAAATTCGTTGTAAATCAACCGTCGATGGCGTGGTATTTATTAGTGGTGTTAGATTATCTGGATGACCATAGCCTAAGGTGCCAATAATGGCCGACTGGCTGTTACAAAACTGCGCTAAATGAGCGATCATAGCCGTGGTGGTCGATTTACCGTTTGTACCTGTCACACCAATTAAATCAAGCATGTGGCTTGGTTGCTGGTAAAAGCGACTCGCCAGCTCAGGGAGCTTTTTAGTCAGCTCTGACACTAAGTAAAGTGGCTCAAAACTAGTTTCAAATTCGCATAATCTGTCGGCAATAATTGCAACCGCGCCATTTTCAATTGCCTTCGCAATAAATTGTCCGCCATCTAATTGATGACCTTTAATTGCCACAAATACATCACCGGGCGTTACTTCCCGGCTATCAAGGCGTAGGTGCCCTACCTGCTGCGAGGGGGCATCTATCTCTATATATTTTAAAATTGCTTTTAAATCACGCATCGTTCTCTTTACCTTTTACGTACGCTACCTCTTCCTTATCGGGCGCTACGTTTAATATTCTTAATGCGTTAGAGACGATTTCTGCAAATGCAGGGCCAGCAGTGGCACCTCCATAGTACACATCGCCGCCGGGTTCGTTAATCATCACTACCACTGCTAATCTAGGATTACTTGCAGGTGCAATACCGGCAAAGTAGCCTACATATTCGTCACCGTAGCCACCAACAGCTGCTTTTTTAGAAGTACCTGTTTTACCAGCAGCGCGATAACCATCTACGTTAATTCTGCGCGCTGTACCGTCTTTTTCAAATACACTTTCCATCATGTGTACAACCGCTTCTACGTCTTTTTGTTTAAAAACACGCTCCCCCTCAGGGATGTCATCTTGCTTTAAAATGGTTAATGGCCGATTAATTCCGCCTGCGCCTAACATGGTGTAAAAACGTGCCATTTGCGCGGTACTTACCGCAATAGCATAACCAAATGATAATGTAGCAATTTCGAAGTCAGACCAACGGCGATTTGGATAAAACAACCCACTGCTTTCACCCACCATACCGGTGCCAGAATCCGATCCAAATCCTACCTTTTGAAATAATCCCACTAAATAATCTTTGGGTACCAACTGAGTTACTTTAGCAACGCCCATATTTGAGGAATATTTTAAAATTTCGCGCAGCGTCATCTCACCGTGGTTACGGGTATCTTGTACTAAGCTGCCGCCTAATCGCATCCAACCTGGGTAGGTGTCAATGGTGTCATCGGCCTTAATTGCGCCGTAGTCTAGCCCAGCTAAAATGGCTAGAGGCTTAACGGTTGAACCTGGTTCAAACAAATCTGTAATAGCACGGTTACGGCGCTTATGCGGGGCAGCGTCATTTAAATTATTAGGATTAAACGATGGGCTATTTACCATAGCCAATACTTCGCCGGTTTTAACATCTACCACCATGGCAGAGCCAGATGTGGCTTTATAAGTAAGCACTGCCGATTTTAGCGCTTTGTAAGCAATACCTTGAATGCGCTGATCAATACTTAAGTGAATGCTTTCGGGCTCTATACGCTCTCGCTCGTCAAGTACTGCAACTTCACGGCCTTGGGCGTCTTTACGAATTGTACGACGGCCTTCTTCACCTGTAAGGGCATTTTCGTAAAGCTTTTCTATGCCTTCAATACCCTTACCATCAATATTTGTGAAGCCAATAATATGCGCAGTTACTTCGCCTGCGGGATAATAGCGTTTTGACTCGTCGAGTAAATGAATGCCTGGTAGGCGTAAATCACCAATGTAATTTGCCACTGCGGGGGTTACTTGACGCTTTAAATATACAAAGCGGCGCGTAGGATCGTTTAGCAAGCGTGAGTTTATTTTTTTAGGTTCTAAACGTAAAACATCGGCAAGCTCACGCCAGCGCAAATCGTTTTTATAATAAAGTGCAGTACGCTTATCTAGCTCAGCAGTATTTTCTGCTAATGCTTGGTGATCTTCACCATTTTTACGTGCTTGCCTTAGTACTTTAGATACCAATGATTTGTGCAGTGCTTTGGGGTCTGCATACACACTCACTACAGGTACACTTACCGCTAATTCTTTACCATTGCGGTCAAATATCATGCCTCGTTGTACATGCAGCTTTTCAACTCGCACGGTACGCTTATCGCTTTCTGAGCGGGCTTTATCTGGTTCTAATATTTGCAAATAAGCAGCACGGGCTACCAGTGTTACAAACACTAAAAACACCACTGCGCAAACTAAAGTAAAGCGCCATGTGATTAAATTATTAACCGGTTTTTTGCCGCGAGTTCTCATTGTAGTATTATCACCTGCTCATCTTGGCTGGTTGGCCGTTTCATTTTTAACTGCGATATAGCAACTTCTTCAATGCGTGCATGCTGAGAGTAAAACTCTTCTTCTACTAATAAGTAACGCCACTCTAAATCTAATTCGTCGCGTTGTTGCAGTAACGAGTCTTGCTCGATAAGTTGCCCTCGCGCAAGGTGCGTTATTTGCACCAAAGTTAAACTAGAAGCGAGTATCACAACCAATAAGGCCGAGGTAAGCTTATTAGCACCTAGGCCTTTAATTATTTCAAAAAATAAATTAGGTTGACGATAGCTCGCTTTTTTACTCATCCCAGCCTCTGCGCAATCCTAAGTACAGAGCTACGTGAACGTGGGTTACGCTCTACTTCTGCAGCGCTTGGCTTAATGGCTTTACCCACAGCTTTTAATGTCAAATTTTGATTTATTTGTGCGTCAGTTAAAGGTAAACCTCGAGGTAGCGTCTCGCCACGGCTTTGCTTTCTAATAAATTGTTTTACAATACGATCCTCTAAAGAGTGGAACGAAATAACAACTAAGCGACCACCTGGCTTAAGAACTTTAATCGCAGATTGTAATGCTGTTTGAATTTCTTCTAATTCACTATTTATATAAATGCGAATAGCCTGAAAAGTTCGTGTAGCTGGGTGTTTAAATTTATCTTTAACCGGTACCGCTTCATCTACCAAGTCGGCAAGCTGCTTAGTGGTGGTAATTGGCGTATGTTCGCGAACTTCCAGCACTTTGTGCGCAATGCGCTTACCAAACTTTTCTTCACCTAGTTTTTTAATAACATGGGTAATATCGTCAAGTTCAGCTTCGGCCAGCCACTGTGCAGCACTGCGCCCTGTGGTTGGATCCATGCGCATATCTAGCGGGCCATCTTTCATAAAGCTAAAGCCACGCAGTGCATCGTCAAGCTGTGGCGACGACACGCCAATATCAAGTAAAATGCCATCAACTTTGCCAATCAGATCGTTTTGCTCAGCCACATCGTATAGGTTTGAAAAGCGTGTATGAGCAATTGCAAAGCGTGGATCATCTGCAAATTTTTCAGCCGATTTAATTGCTTGTGGATCTTGATCTATGGCCTGTAGGCGACCTTCACTACCAAGGCGCGCTAATATTTGACCTGAATGACCGCCACGTCCAAAAGTGCCATCCATGTATATACCGTCTGGCTTAATTGCAAGTGCATCTATGGTTTCGTCCATAAGCACGGATACGTGTTCAAATTGTGCTGTCATTAGCTATTATTTGCCTTTTATTGTGCCGTTAGAGTGTGAAATTATCTAAATCTGGGTGTGGTTCAAAATCACCAAGCCTTTCAAGCTCTGTATCTTGGCGCATTTGCTGATGCCAACGCGCTTCATCCCATATTTCAAATTTATTCATTAAACCAACTAGCATGATTTTTTTGCCAAGATCTGCATGGGCGCGCAAAGAAGGCGCTAGCAAAATCCGGCCATTTTTATCAAGTTGATATTCAGTAGCATTACCCAGCAACATGCGCTGCATACGACGGGCTCGTGGGTTCATATTAGATATTTTTGCTAGGCGGCTTTCTATTTCTTGCCATTGTGCCAATGGATATAACCATAAACACGGCTCATTTAATGCGACGGTACAAATAACCGTTCCCTGATCTTCAGACAATAGATCGTCTCGGTACTTAGTGGGTACCGCAAAACGTCCTTTATCATCCAAACTCAGCGAACTTGCGCCACGAAACATAAAAAGCCTACTTTAAAATTGTTTTAATCAACACTTTTGATTAACCCGATCCATTTTGATCCACTATAAACCACTTTTTACCACAGTGCTCCAGTTTAGGGCTTGACAAGGCTTTTTGTCAAGTAATCAGGCTTCCTTTAACGCGTCTCAAAGCTAGAAAAAATAAGGCTTAGCGTAAAGCGATTGAATTAAGTGGGAAAAAATGGAATTCGTGGTGAGATTTTTTCTTATCATTTTAAGTAACCTTTCGTTTACACTTTTTGCTTACTGAATAACCAGTGAACAATTACAAATTTTAAGGCGTGATTTAGCCATTTGTAAAATTTACTCAATTATATGGCAATTGTTACGACTCAAGTTAAAGCTGGCCAACCGTAAAACACATATATTAATATAAATCATATAGTTAAAGTTATTTTAAAGTTGGTTTGATCATTGCAGCTATATACTTACCAATAAATTTTTTAACTTTATTTTTATTAAGGATTGATTATGGCTACTGCAACAAATACTAAAACATCAACAACTACAGCGACTAAACCTGAAGTTAACGAAGCACCCTTTACAGAAAAAGCAACATCGGCTGCACACGACGCAGTAGATGCACTTTCTAGTAAAGCAGCCGTAGCAGAGAGCAGCGTAAGAAAAGGGGCAACTAGCTCTGCTGAAACACTGAGTGAAAAGCAACTCATTGCCCGTGAAAAACTAGGTGAATATACATCTAAAACACGCACCCTTGCAGCAGAGAACCCATTAGCAACAGCTGGAATTGCATTTGCCGCAGGTATGCTAGTAACTGCATTGTTTCGTCGTAAGTAAACAATGATGAATAATCCACAAACAACAGCGACCAAGGATGGTGACGCTCAAAATCAAACGGGCCAAGACGCGAGCCAAAAGGAAGATTGGCAAGATCATATTGCTAAGCTTTTAGCCTATTCTGAGCAAATTAAGGATGACTACAAAACGCAAGGCAAACTTACCAAACAATTAGCAAAAGCTGAGTGGCATTT encodes:
- the ftsL gene encoding cell division protein FtsL, which translates into the protein MSKKASYRQPNLFFEIIKGLGANKLTSALLVVILASSLTLVQITHLARGQLIEQDSLLQQRDELDLEWRYLLVEEEFYSQHARIEEVAISQLKMKRPTSQDEQVIILQ
- the mraZ gene encoding division/cell wall cluster transcriptional repressor MraZ, which translates into the protein MFRGASSLSLDDKGRFAVPTKYRDDLLSEDQGTVICTVALNEPCLWLYPLAQWQEIESRLAKISNMNPRARRMQRMLLGNATEYQLDKNGRILLAPSLRAHADLGKKIMLVGLMNKFEIWDEARWHQQMRQDTELERLGDFEPHPDLDNFTL
- a CDS encoding penicillin-binding transpeptidase domain-containing protein: MRTRGKKPVNNLITWRFTLVCAVVFLVFVTLVARAAYLQILEPDKARSESDKRTVRVEKLHVQRGMIFDRNGKELAVSVPVVSVYADPKALHKSLVSKVLRQARKNGEDHQALAENTAELDKRTALYYKNDLRWRELADVLRLEPKKINSRLLNDPTRRFVYLKRQVTPAVANYIGDLRLPGIHLLDESKRYYPAGEVTAHIIGFTNIDGKGIEGIEKLYENALTGEEGRRTIRKDAQGREVAVLDERERIEPESIHLSIDQRIQGIAYKALKSAVLTYKATSGSAMVVDVKTGEVLAMVNSPSFNPNNLNDAAPHKRRNRAITDLFEPGSTVKPLAILAGLDYGAIKADDTIDTYPGWMRLGGSLVQDTRNHGEMTLREILKYSSNMGVAKVTQLVPKDYLVGLFQKVGFGSDSGTGMVGESSGLFYPNRRWSDFEIATLSFGYAIAVSTAQMARFYTMLGAGGINRPLTILKQDDIPEGERVFKQKDVEAVVHMMESVFEKDGTARRINVDGYRAAGKTGTSKKAAVGGYGDEYVGYFAGIAPASNPRLAVVVMINEPGGDVYYGGATAGPAFAEIVSNALRILNVAPDKEEVAYVKGKENDA
- the rsmH gene encoding 16S rRNA (cytosine(1402)-N(4))-methyltransferase RsmH — its product is MTAQFEHVSVLMDETIDALAIKPDGIYMDGTFGRGGHSGQILARLGSEGRLQAIDQDPQAIKSAEKFADDPRFAIAHTRFSNLYDVAEQNDLIGKVDGILLDIGVSSPQLDDALRGFSFMKDGPLDMRMDPTTGRSAAQWLAEAELDDITHVIKKLGEEKFGKRIAHKVLEVREHTPITTTKQLADLVDEAVPVKDKFKHPATRTFQAIRIYINSELEEIQTALQSAIKVLKPGGRLVVISFHSLEDRIVKQFIRKQSRGETLPRGLPLTDAQINQNLTLKAVGKAIKPSAAEVERNPRSRSSVLRIAQRLG
- the murE gene encoding UDP-N-acetylmuramoyl-L-alanyl-D-glutamate--2,6-diaminopimelate ligase, which encodes MRDLKAILKYIEIDAPSQQVGHLRLDSREVTPGDVFVAIKGHQLDGGQFIAKAIENGAVAIIADRLCEFETSFEPLYLVSELTKKLPELASRFYQQPSHMLDLIGVTGTNGKSTTTAMIAHLAQFCNSQSAIIGTLGYGHPDNLTPLINTTPSTVDLQRILNDLKQQNTKLVAMEVSSHGLVQQRVAQCQFKAAVFTNLSRDHLDYHGDMARYGDAKLMLFKDFEPELVVLNQDDGQTEQWLEKYSFNSLVCYGRKNLPPKNAQFVYFSDVTYSAQGIAAQLTTSWGDIAIKSPLFGEFNLYNLTAALATLLGLGYPLAQLIAGCAQLQPVAGRMQAFSAKGKPTCIVDYAHTPEALALALQALQQHVPGGVSCVFGCGGDRDKGKRALMAQAAEQNADKVIITSDNPRSENPDAIIADVAQGLAQPTKAYLEADRATAISYAISNAKADEVILIAGKGHEDYQIIGDQRIDFCDRRYVQQQLKKAVRGTQA